Proteins encoded by one window of Archaeoglobus veneficus SNP6:
- the tgtA gene encoding tRNA guanosine(15) transglycosylase TgtA, producing MEYFEITHRDAMGRIAKLETPHGVIETPTLMPVINPNIEFISASEMKKFGADMVITNSYIIYRTPSLRDVALEKGVHGLLDTDLAVMTDSGSYQLMVYGGVEVNNREIVEFQKAIGSDIAVPLDIPTPPDSVLSLAEEDLSTTVERESEAAELFKGEKALLAIPIQGSTHPELRRKSASIAVRIAEETGIRAVFPIGAVVPLLDTYRFADVARIVLEAKSVLPAWAPVHLFGAGHPMLFALAVALGCDLFDSAAYALYAKDDRYLTPYGTKKLNELHYFPCSCPVCSKYTPEELRGMKKSERARLIAEHNLYVCFEEIRTIKQAIKENTLFELVEKRIRSHPYLIAAWRLLKEERYAKLMEMLDAGMKQTFFYTGIESVYRPAVVRHAERVKQVELEGREFIISTNLLEQADFYLRPAFGIVPAELIESYPAGHAELPPAEYIEGEALEVAVRHLVDFLSHHSDKKFRIMVEDVWRPYIKDLPQNATLEPME from the coding sequence ATGGAGTACTTTGAGATTACCCACAGGGATGCAATGGGAAGGATAGCGAAGCTCGAGACTCCTCACGGCGTAATAGAAACACCAACGCTGATGCCTGTCATAAACCCTAACATCGAGTTCATATCTGCCAGCGAGATGAAGAAGTTCGGGGCAGACATGGTAATTACAAACTCCTACATAATTTATCGCACCCCGTCCCTCAGAGATGTGGCTCTTGAGAAGGGTGTTCATGGCCTGCTTGACACTGATCTTGCGGTGATGACCGACAGCGGTAGCTACCAGCTTATGGTCTATGGCGGTGTTGAAGTTAACAACAGAGAAATCGTCGAGTTTCAGAAGGCCATAGGCAGCGATATTGCTGTCCCGCTCGACATCCCGACGCCTCCAGACTCCGTTCTTTCGCTTGCAGAGGAGGATCTGTCTACGACCGTTGAAAGGGAGAGCGAAGCGGCCGAGCTGTTTAAAGGTGAAAAGGCACTGCTTGCCATCCCAATTCAGGGTTCAACTCATCCGGAGTTGAGGAGAAAATCAGCCAGCATTGCCGTCAGGATTGCAGAGGAAACGGGCATAAGGGCTGTGTTCCCCATCGGGGCTGTCGTCCCTCTCCTTGACACCTATCGCTTTGCAGATGTTGCACGCATAGTGCTTGAAGCTAAGTCAGTTCTGCCAGCCTGGGCCCCAGTACATCTGTTTGGAGCGGGCCATCCAATGCTCTTCGCATTGGCCGTTGCCCTCGGCTGCGATCTGTTTGATTCTGCAGCATATGCGCTGTACGCCAAGGATGACCGCTATTTAACCCCTTACGGGACGAAGAAGCTGAACGAATTGCACTACTTCCCGTGCAGCTGTCCTGTGTGCTCCAAGTACACTCCCGAAGAACTCAGGGGAATGAAAAAGTCTGAGAGGGCAAGGCTCATAGCGGAACACAACCTCTACGTCTGTTTCGAAGAAATAAGGACAATAAAGCAGGCAATTAAGGAGAACACGCTGTTTGAGCTTGTTGAGAAGAGGATAAGGTCGCACCCCTACCTCATAGCTGCATGGAGGCTGCTGAAAGAGGAAAGGTATGCAAAGCTCATGGAGATGCTCGATGCAGGCATGAAACAGACATTCTTTTACACGGGCATCGAGAGTGTATACCGGCCTGCAGTAGTGAGGCATGCAGAGAGGGTTAAACAGGTGGAGCTCGAAGGTAGAGAGTTCATCATATCCACAAATCTATTGGAGCAGGCAGATTTCTACCTGCGCCCCGCTTTTGGCATTGTGCCAGCCGAGCTTATTGAATCGTACCCTGCCGGGCACGCTGAGCTTCCTCCTGCCGAGTATATCGAGGGAGAAGCGTTGGAGGTAGCTGTTCGCCACCTCGTGGACTTTCTCAGCCACCACAGCGATAAGAAGTTCAGGATAATGGTTGAGGACGTCTGGAGGCCGTACATAAAAGACCTTCCGCAAAACGCTACGCTGGAGCCAATGGAGTGA
- a CDS encoding universal stress protein: MRHYLGEVIRTFDKVLYATDFSRHSENIVDVLVEYGGVIEEVVAVRVVNINRVKGSVFSNVNGWVSQERAVSEENLSKLVDNLRQHGVRARYYTPIPVGDPATEIVKVAEDEKVSLIITGSRGRSTLKTILLGSVAEGVLRRAGVPVIVFKGESADIFDRILYVHYPLDISSETLDYVKCAARAGGREVVILYTIEPQFPIESINKKLKEMQEKAEEAVNSVKQELEKVGIDTRVLI; this comes from the coding sequence TTGAGGCACTATTTGGGGGAGGTGATACGAACGTTCGATAAGGTGCTGTATGCAACGGATTTTTCCAGACATTCGGAAAATATAGTAGACGTACTCGTGGAGTATGGGGGCGTAATCGAAGAGGTTGTGGCTGTGAGGGTCGTGAACATTAACAGAGTAAAAGGTTCTGTTTTTAGCAATGTGAATGGGTGGGTGTCCCAAGAGAGAGCGGTTTCGGAAGAAAACCTCTCTAAGCTCGTGGACAATCTAAGGCAGCATGGAGTACGTGCCAGATACTATACACCCATCCCCGTTGGCGATCCGGCTACAGAAATCGTGAAGGTTGCTGAAGACGAAAAAGTTTCGCTCATAATCACGGGTTCGAGGGGGCGAAGCACACTGAAGACAATTCTGCTGGGAAGCGTTGCTGAGGGTGTGCTCAGGAGGGCAGGCGTTCCAGTGATAGTCTTCAAAGGTGAATCTGCTGACATCTTCGACAGAATACTTTATGTCCATTACCCCCTGGATATCTCCAGCGAAACGCTCGACTACGTAAAGTGCGCTGCGAGGGCAGGTGGCAGGGAAGTTGTAATTTTGTATACCATAGAGCCGCAGTTCCCCATAGAGTCGATAAACAAAAAGCTGAAAGAGATGCAGGAGAAAGCTGAGGAAGCAGTTAATTCGGTAAAGCAAGAGCTCGAGAAGGTCGGTATAGATACCAGAGTCCTGATATAA
- a CDS encoding universal stress protein codes for MGTPYREILKTAKEEKASIIMLSSRFKRGLLSSTTDAVVRHSEIPVFVCKPRW; via the coding sequence ATCGGCACCCCATATAGGGAGATACTGAAGACTGCAAAGGAAGAGAAAGCCTCTATTATAATGCTCAGCTCCCGGTTTAAGCGTGGGCTACTCAGCAGCACGACTGATGCTGTTGTAAGGCATTCAGAAATTCCCGTTTTCGTGTGTAAACCAAGATGGTGA
- a CDS encoding class II aldolase/adducin family protein, protein MLHEAIEVGRKLAAYRLIDGASGNLSFRNGDTITITKTGVMLDELDEDSFVTLKLGERSAEASSDLVVHEAIYRKTDYKAVLHCHGIFNVVLSFKTDKIMPVDLEGRVFIGEARVVEGRFGSEDLAAKIAEEVAKRKVAIVRGHGIYVASENLKMAFRLASYLEHSCEILYRLETLKGL, encoded by the coding sequence ATGCTTCACGAGGCGATAGAAGTTGGGAGAAAACTCGCAGCCTACAGGCTGATAGATGGGGCGAGTGGAAATCTCAGTTTCAGGAATGGTGACACGATCACCATAACAAAAACAGGCGTAATGCTCGACGAACTCGATGAGGACTCCTTTGTAACGCTGAAGCTTGGAGAGAGAAGTGCCGAAGCTTCGAGCGATTTGGTTGTTCACGAGGCGATTTACAGAAAAACCGATTACAAGGCCGTTCTCCACTGCCACGGCATCTTCAATGTTGTTCTTTCCTTTAAGACTGACAAAATTATGCCGGTTGACCTCGAAGGCAGAGTTTTCATTGGTGAGGCGAGAGTCGTTGAGGGGAGGTTTGGCAGCGAGGATCTTGCAGCGAAGATAGCAGAAGAAGTGGCTAAAAGAAAGGTAGCGATCGTCAGAGGACACGGAATCTATGTCGCTTCAGAGAACCTGAAAATGGCCTTTAGACTTGCGAGCTACTTGGAGCACTCGTGCGAAATTCTGTACAGGCTCGAGACTTTGAAGGGCTTGTAG
- a CDS encoding ATP-grasp domain-containing protein — MNRVVVAGINVRNVAESARKAGWTVFAVTKYCDADLYLYADRIVRVEDKQEAEEAVKEVSERYNAPVVLSTGFEDLKVENTIGRVDERTLDKRKFYRILERAGIPHPEFAESCGEGPFLVKPRRGGGGVDVFLSDTPVTSNDCVCQQYIQGTSCSVSLLCGRRTTVVAVNHLLSGWNEMNASDFKYSGNITPYPCEAELRNEICRIAVETVELFDLSGSVGVDFIIADKPYVLEVNPRFQGSLDSIEWSLDVNLFSMHVASVEGRAVEVPKPRRFAARTIMYADREMRLKIPATCPFFADIPPRGVKVEKGEPLLSILASGGSFENVVEKVLERKNLVYAMQL; from the coding sequence ATGAACAGAGTGGTGGTTGCCGGAATAAACGTCAGAAACGTTGCAGAATCTGCAAGGAAAGCAGGGTGGACTGTTTTTGCTGTGACAAAGTACTGCGATGCAGACCTCTACCTCTACGCAGACAGAATCGTCAGAGTCGAAGATAAACAGGAAGCAGAAGAAGCAGTAAAAGAGGTATCTGAACGCTACAACGCTCCAGTAGTTTTATCCACAGGTTTTGAAGATCTCAAAGTTGAGAACACCATTGGTAGGGTAGACGAGAGGACGCTCGATAAACGAAAGTTCTACAGAATTCTCGAAAGGGCTGGAATTCCGCATCCTGAATTTGCAGAATCATGTGGGGAGGGCCCGTTCCTAGTAAAGCCGAGGAGGGGTGGGGGAGGTGTTGATGTTTTCCTCTCGGACACTCCCGTAACCTCGAATGATTGCGTCTGCCAGCAGTACATTCAGGGAACTTCGTGCTCAGTATCTCTGTTATGTGGAAGAAGAACAACCGTTGTTGCAGTCAATCACCTCCTCTCGGGATGGAACGAAATGAACGCATCGGATTTCAAGTATTCTGGAAACATAACTCCCTATCCGTGCGAAGCTGAACTTAGAAACGAAATTTGTAGAATCGCTGTGGAGACTGTAGAACTATTCGACCTTTCTGGCTCCGTTGGTGTCGATTTTATAATTGCAGATAAACCGTACGTTCTCGAGGTGAATCCGAGATTCCAGGGAAGTCTCGACAGTATCGAGTGGAGCCTTGATGTGAATCTATTCTCCATGCACGTTGCGAGCGTCGAAGGTAGGGCAGTTGAAGTGCCGAAGCCGAGGAGGTTTGCAGCGAGGACAATCATGTACGCGGACAGAGAAATGAGGCTAAAGATCCCCGCGACGTGCCCCTTCTTTGCAGATATTCCGCCCAGAGGAGTTAAGGTAGAAAAGGGCGAGCCTCTGCTCTCGATTCTCGCTTCTGGTGGAAGTTTTGAGAATGTTGTTGAAAAAGTCCTCGAGAGGAAGAATCTCGTTTACGCAATGCAGTTATAA
- the cofE gene encoding coenzyme F420-0:L-glutamate ligase: MHEVRVTGIKLPIIRANSGIASLAALIAPYVESGDVVAICSTIVSKAEGRLRRLEEYTPCEKAIKIAERLCEDPRLVQAVLEESEEVLIDYPFLLVKAKFGNVCVNAGIDRSNVEPGFILLPPENPDRSAERIREELVKTGKDVGIIITDTNGRCFRKGVTGFAIGVSGVVPLRDWKGKKDLYGNDLQRTEECIADEIAAFANLIMGEGDSGIPAVVFRGLKFWLGEDDDIDEGMKAVYRSEAEDVIRRLIKLARSEK, encoded by the coding sequence ATGCATGAAGTAAGGGTTACAGGGATCAAACTTCCCATCATTCGGGCAAATTCAGGCATAGCGTCGCTGGCAGCGCTGATAGCTCCCTACGTCGAAAGCGGAGACGTCGTTGCCATATGTTCCACGATTGTTTCAAAGGCAGAAGGAAGGCTCAGAAGGCTCGAAGAGTACACTCCATGTGAGAAAGCGATAAAAATTGCTGAAAGGCTTTGCGAAGATCCAAGGCTTGTTCAGGCTGTACTTGAGGAGAGTGAGGAAGTCCTGATTGACTACCCATTTCTGCTCGTAAAAGCGAAGTTTGGCAATGTTTGTGTTAACGCGGGAATTGACAGGAGCAATGTCGAGCCTGGCTTTATACTCCTCCCACCCGAAAACCCGGACAGAAGTGCGGAACGAATAAGGGAAGAACTCGTGAAGACCGGAAAGGATGTGGGAATCATCATAACAGACACAAACGGAAGATGCTTCAGAAAGGGTGTTACAGGCTTTGCTATCGGTGTTTCCGGAGTTGTCCCTCTGAGAGACTGGAAAGGGAAAAAAGACCTCTATGGCAACGACCTTCAGAGGACCGAAGAATGCATTGCTGACGAGATTGCTGCCTTCGCTAACCTCATAATGGGCGAGGGCGACTCCGGTATACCCGCGGTCGTTTTTAGGGGTTTGAAGTTCTGGCTTGGTGAAGACGACGACATAGATGAGGGAATGAAGGCTGTTTACAGAAGTGAGGCAGAGGACGTGATAAGGAGGCTAATAAAGCTCGCCAGATCAGAGAAATGA